Proteins found in one Methylophaga thalassica genomic segment:
- a CDS encoding PLP-dependent aminotransferase family protein, with product MWSPRIDTNARVKYIGIVDAIEADIKNRLLKPGDRLPAQRQMADALSVDLTTVTRAINEAARRGLVETQRGNGCFIAQTTFSHYNSSQLIEGKPLDLSMNNPPIPSGLNLEKKISEAISELSLSGISASHHLCYQETAGHPDDREAGQQWLSSKLTGLNSDQLLISSGAHSALFCLLSYLKRKGAKTIAAPEFSYPGLRAMAEQLQLDVVGISMDEQGIIPEQLQLQCAKQTIDVLYVIPNIDNPTTATLSVQRRESLISLANQYDMTVIEDDPYYQFIDEKLPSLYNMARDRTWHIATISKCLSPSLRVAYIASPNINDALGLTEEMRISHLMAPPLMTAVVSHWIRHHKIDEITQAIKTENIRRQSLAQSIFQQSDIASHPASPHLWLRMPHGYKALDFAEQASRIGVSIVPSTAFVMFRSRSQAVRISLGASSDYESLKQGLTLLSDLYRPGLIRSKTIV from the coding sequence ATGTGGTCACCAAGAATTGATACAAATGCCCGGGTTAAATACATCGGTATCGTGGATGCCATTGAAGCGGATATAAAAAATCGCTTATTGAAACCCGGTGATCGTTTGCCAGCACAGAGACAAATGGCTGATGCACTCTCTGTCGATTTGACGACGGTCACAAGAGCGATTAATGAGGCCGCCAGAAGAGGTCTGGTTGAAACCCAGAGGGGAAATGGCTGCTTCATCGCTCAAACCACTTTCTCTCATTACAACTCATCTCAGCTTATTGAAGGCAAACCGCTGGATTTAAGCATGAACAACCCGCCCATTCCGAGCGGACTGAATCTTGAGAAAAAAATTTCAGAAGCTATCAGCGAGCTAAGTCTATCCGGTATTTCTGCATCACATCACCTCTGCTATCAGGAAACAGCCGGTCATCCGGATGATCGTGAAGCAGGTCAGCAATGGCTATCATCGAAACTTACAGGTTTAAATAGCGATCAACTCTTGATTTCAAGTGGTGCTCACAGCGCTTTGTTTTGTTTGTTGAGTTATCTCAAACGTAAAGGCGCCAAAACCATAGCTGCTCCAGAGTTTTCCTATCCTGGATTGAGAGCAATGGCCGAGCAGTTACAACTGGACGTTGTCGGTATCAGTATGGATGAGCAGGGAATCATTCCAGAACAGCTACAACTACAATGTGCGAAACAAACAATCGATGTTTTGTATGTCATCCCCAATATTGATAATCCCACCACAGCGACCTTGTCTGTACAGCGTAGAGAGTCGTTAATTTCCTTAGCAAATCAATATGATATGACTGTTATTGAAGATGATCCTTATTACCAGTTCATCGATGAAAAACTGCCGTCACTCTACAACATGGCAAGAGATCGCACCTGGCATATTGCCACAATTTCAAAATGTCTCAGCCCATCTTTACGTGTTGCTTATATCGCCTCACCCAACATTAATGATGCCTTGGGTCTGACAGAAGAAATGCGAATCAGTCATTTAATGGCACCACCATTGATGACGGCCGTTGTCTCACACTGGATCAGGCACCACAAAATTGATGAGATCACTCAGGCGATTAAGACTGAAAATATCAGAAGACAGTCATTAGCTCAGTCAATTTTTCAGCAAAGTGATATTGCCTCTCATCCTGCCTCACCGCATCTTTGGTTGAGAATGCCACATGGATACAAAGCATTAGATTTTGCCGAACAAGCAAGCAGGATAGGGGTTTCTATTGTGCCTTCAACGGCATTTGTCATGTTCCGAAGTCGTAGTCAGGCCGTTCGAATTTCACTCGGGGCCAGCAGTGACTATGAGTCATTAAAACAAGGGTTAACGCTGTTGTCGGATTTATACCGGCCAGGATTAATTCGTTCAAAAACCATCGTATAA
- the ccoG gene encoding cytochrome c oxidase accessory protein CcoG: protein MSKLSEIPIKVEVYDALSDWEVHTGEGENVIAKRMKGRFRTLKNFGMSVWLIYFLGPYLRWDGHQAVLLDIPKQQFHLFGLTLYPQDIWVLSLTLLFFAILLAAATSIAGRVFCGYFCFQTVWTDVFTFIESQFEGNTPQKQRKFNAAPLTANKAIRKLGKHVVWLAIAILTGISFSAWFTDAYQLWGDIFSLQAATPVWVAMGIFTFFTYWFAGFMREQVCFWLCPYARLQGVMYDQETVLPAYDAVRGEPRGKLSRSGVQEANKGSCIDCKLCVAVCPTGIDIRKGQQEGCITCGLCIDACDSIMDKINEPRGLIRYASHKELHQGQTKVSLWKRPRVIVYSLIMAFSIIGVGYGFTHFEPTEFNVVHERRPLYIQMSNGDIQNKYTLKLLNKTDQPLVVNYHIEGLPSASVEGLEQGITIQPGKIVPVTALVRLPSDTTSSGLHEFDFVATSEGNSAISNRYKAVFIAP from the coding sequence ATGAGCAAACTATCAGAAATACCCATTAAGGTTGAAGTTTATGATGCCTTATCCGACTGGGAAGTACACACCGGTGAGGGTGAGAATGTCATTGCCAAGCGAATGAAAGGCCGGTTCAGGACTTTAAAAAACTTCGGCATGTCTGTCTGGCTAATCTACTTTCTCGGCCCTTACTTGCGTTGGGATGGGCATCAAGCTGTTTTACTTGATATTCCTAAACAACAATTTCATTTATTTGGTTTGACTTTATACCCGCAGGATATCTGGGTACTGTCTTTAACACTATTGTTCTTCGCCATATTATTGGCTGCTGCAACCAGTATTGCTGGTCGTGTCTTTTGTGGTTATTTCTGTTTCCAGACCGTATGGACCGACGTATTTACCTTTATCGAAAGCCAGTTTGAAGGCAATACGCCACAGAAACAGCGTAAATTTAACGCAGCTCCCTTGACGGCAAATAAAGCGATTCGAAAGCTCGGCAAACATGTTGTGTGGTTAGCGATTGCCATCCTCACTGGTATCTCATTTTCAGCCTGGTTTACCGATGCCTATCAGTTATGGGGCGATATTTTCTCTCTTCAGGCCGCCACACCAGTTTGGGTAGCCATGGGCATATTTACCTTTTTCACATACTGGTTTGCTGGCTTTATGCGTGAACAAGTCTGTTTCTGGTTATGTCCTTATGCACGTCTGCAGGGTGTGATGTATGACCAGGAAACGGTTTTACCTGCTTATGATGCTGTTCGCGGTGAACCAAGAGGTAAGTTATCACGCTCTGGTGTACAAGAGGCTAATAAAGGCTCATGTATCGATTGTAAATTGTGTGTTGCTGTATGCCCCACTGGTATTGATATAAGAAAAGGTCAGCAAGAAGGCTGTATCACATGTGGTTTATGTATTGATGCCTGTGACAGCATCATGGATAAAATCAATGAGCCAAGAGGCCTGATTCGTTACGCATCTCATAAAGAGCTTCACCAAGGTCAAACTAAAGTCAGCCTTTGGAAACGTCCTCGAGTCATTGTTTACAGTTTGATCATGGCGTTTTCTATTATTGGTGTCGGCTATGGCTTTACTCATTTTGAACCTACTGAATTTAACGTGGTTCACGAAAGAAGACCTTTGTATATACAAATGAGTAACGGTGACATTCAAAATAAATACACCTTAAAACTGCTGAATAAAACAGATCAGCCACTCGTTGTGAACTATCACATTGAGGGTCTGCCATCAGCCAGCGTAGAGGGTTTAGAGCAGGGCATTACGATACAGCCAGGTAAAATCGTCCCTGTCACAGCCTTAGTCAGATTACCTTCGGATACGACCTCATCTGGCTTGCATGAATTTGACTTTGTCGCCACGAGTGAAGGGAATTCAGCCATCAGTAACCGTTATAAAGCGGTGTTTATTGCCCCTTAA
- a CDS encoding nitrite/sulfite reductase → MYQYDSYDKALVLERVRQFRDQVNRYINGALSDEEFMPLRLQNGLYLQKHAYMLRVAIPYGTLSANQLRTLADIADQFDKGYGHFTTRQNIQFNWITLEQVPDILQKLADVEMHAIQTSGNCVRNVTTEAFAGVSADEVVDPRPYAEIIRQWSTINPEFLFLPRKFKIAVSSSTEDRAAVRTHDIGLYLYRDADDEQIKVKVMAGGGLGRTPIISELLKTDLPWQEMLTYLEAVLRVYNRHGRRDNKYKARIKILVKSLGIETFAAEVEKEWQNLKGGPAQLTQDEFQRVAKQFGIDSYEATDSKEYVNLLSENSAFANWIKRNTHEHKHSDYASVVISTKPGPATPPGDVTSHQMRAVADMAEQYGFAEIRVTHEQNLVLPSIKKADLFVLWTALQSENLAAPNIGLLTDMITCPGADYCSLANAKSIPIAAAIQQRFSDLDYLHDIGSLSLNISGCMNACAHHHIGNIGILGVDKNGVEWYQITIGGDQGKNARLGKVIGPSFLADDVPDVIDTLINVFLEYRELDESFSDTVDRIGIPPFKERVYQTAEMN, encoded by the coding sequence ATGTATCAGTATGATTCTTATGATAAAGCGCTCGTTTTAGAGCGTGTCAGACAATTCCGTGATCAAGTGAATAGATATATCAATGGCGCGTTGTCTGATGAAGAGTTTATGCCACTGAGATTACAAAATGGTCTCTACTTACAAAAGCATGCTTACATGCTACGTGTGGCGATTCCTTACGGCACTTTGTCTGCAAATCAACTACGCACACTAGCGGATATTGCCGATCAGTTTGATAAGGGGTATGGCCATTTCACTACACGTCAAAACATTCAGTTCAACTGGATAACGCTAGAGCAAGTGCCCGATATCCTTCAGAAACTGGCTGATGTCGAAATGCATGCTATTCAGACTTCAGGCAACTGTGTCAGAAATGTCACCACGGAAGCGTTTGCGGGTGTTTCAGCTGACGAAGTGGTTGATCCAAGGCCATACGCAGAAATTATTCGTCAGTGGTCAACGATTAATCCTGAATTCCTGTTTTTACCACGCAAATTTAAAATTGCTGTGTCTTCCTCAACCGAAGACCGTGCTGCAGTAAGAACGCATGATATAGGTCTATATCTTTATCGTGATGCTGATGATGAACAAATCAAAGTTAAAGTGATGGCCGGTGGTGGGCTAGGTCGTACACCGATCATCAGTGAGTTATTAAAAACCGATCTGCCATGGCAGGAAATGCTGACCTATCTGGAAGCCGTCCTGCGTGTTTATAACCGTCATGGCAGACGTGATAATAAATATAAAGCCCGCATCAAGATTTTGGTGAAGAGTCTTGGCATAGAAACTTTTGCCGCTGAAGTGGAAAAGGAATGGCAGAACCTGAAAGGGGGACCAGCTCAGTTAACGCAAGATGAGTTTCAGCGTGTTGCCAAGCAATTCGGTATTGACTCTTATGAGGCAACAGATAGCAAAGAATATGTAAATCTACTGAGTGAAAATAGTGCCTTTGCCAATTGGATTAAACGGAATACACATGAACATAAACACTCAGATTATGCTTCAGTTGTGATTTCGACCAAACCTGGCCCTGCAACACCGCCAGGCGACGTGACATCACATCAAATGCGTGCTGTTGCTGATATGGCAGAACAATATGGCTTTGCAGAAATTCGGGTAACCCATGAGCAGAATCTGGTATTACCTTCGATTAAAAAAGCTGATCTCTTTGTTTTATGGACTGCTCTTCAGTCAGAGAATCTAGCTGCACCTAATATTGGCCTGCTAACAGACATGATTACCTGCCCGGGTGCTGATTACTGTTCGCTGGCAAACGCAAAATCTATCCCAATTGCTGCGGCAATACAGCAACGCTTTTCAGATTTAGATTATCTACATGATATTGGCTCACTGAGTTTGAATATTTCTGGTTGCATGAACGCCTGTGCCCATCACCATATTGGCAATATTGGCATTTTGGGTGTCGATAAGAATGGTGTGGAGTGGTATCAAATTACCATCGGCGGTGATCAAGGCAAAAATGCTCGTTTGGGCAAAGTGATTGGGCCATCATTTCTGGCGGATGATGTGCCAGATGTTATCGACACGCTTATCAATGTCTTTCTTGAATACAGAGAGCTGGATGAGAGCTTCAGTGACACAGTTGATCGTATTGGAATCCCGCCTTTCAAAGAACGTGTTTACCAAACAGCGGAGATGAATTAA
- a CDS encoding DUF934 domain-containing protein yields the protein MKNIICLRDTEQPLIIEHDNWILIKELEDIDQHSEHEKLILPFSLWVESVEHQPANRAKAVWLQNDADIYTLSPWLEQLELIALDFPKFTDGRAYSQAVELRTRLKWKGELRATGDVLRDQLSHMHRCGFDSFAVREDKDVFDAIKGISGISTMYAGSVLNPEPLFRRRQDIR from the coding sequence ATGAAAAATATTATTTGCCTTCGTGATACCGAGCAGCCTCTGATTATCGAGCATGATAATTGGATTTTGATCAAAGAATTGGAAGATATTGATCAACATTCCGAGCATGAAAAACTGATCTTACCGTTTAGCCTGTGGGTCGAGTCTGTTGAACATCAGCCAGCTAACAGAGCAAAAGCCGTGTGGCTGCAGAATGATGCCGATATTTATACCTTATCACCCTGGCTTGAACAGCTGGAGCTTATCGCACTCGATTTTCCTAAATTTACTGATGGTCGGGCCTATAGCCAGGCAGTAGAGTTACGAACACGACTGAAGTGGAAGGGCGAGTTGCGAGCGACAGGTGATGTATTACGAGATCAACTGAGCCATATGCATCGTTGTGGTTTCGATAGTTTTGCTGTCAGAGAGGATAAAGATGTGTTTGATGCGATTAAGGGCATTTCTGGTATTAGCACGATGTACGCTGGTTCAGTATTAAATCCTGAACCTCTGTTTAGACGACGCCAGGATATTCGCTGA
- the ccoN gene encoding cytochrome-c oxidase, cbb3-type subunit I, whose translation METKPYNYDIVKFFTVMACIYLVIGTGVGVWIASELAWPVLNFDNPYLSFGRLRPVHTNTVIFAFAGSTLMATAYYVVQRTCSVALWSNKLAWFTFWGWNVVIIGMFITLPLGYTQSKEYAEMEWPLDVLITVVWLAFTFNFIMTIAIRRISHIYVANWFYLAMMIAIIYLHVVNSLSIPVELWKSYSIFAGVQDAMIQWWWGHNAVGFFLTAGFLAIMYYFVPKQANRPIYSYRLSVIHFWALVFGYVWLGAHHLQYTALPDWTGSLGAAISLAMIIPSWGGAINGMFTLSGAWDKLRTDYILRFLIVSLAFYAMSTFEGPVMSSKTVNALSHYTDWTIGHVHAGALGWVAMVSIGAIYHMVEKLWRVPLYSTKLVNTHFWMATIGTVIYITAMWVSGIMQGLMWRAYDDYGNLAYTFVESVAQMHPYYAMRAVGGLVFFLGAVVMLFNVTVTIRQAVRQNKPVIQSATS comes from the coding sequence ATGGAAACAAAACCCTATAATTACGATATTGTGAAGTTTTTTACGGTCATGGCGTGCATTTATCTGGTGATCGGCACTGGTGTAGGTGTATGGATCGCCTCTGAGCTTGCCTGGCCGGTATTAAATTTTGATAATCCTTACCTGAGTTTTGGACGGCTGCGGCCTGTTCATACCAATACGGTGATTTTTGCTTTTGCCGGCAGCACATTAATGGCGACAGCCTATTATGTTGTTCAACGCACATGCAGTGTCGCTTTATGGAGTAATAAACTGGCCTGGTTCACTTTCTGGGGCTGGAATGTTGTCATTATCGGCATGTTTATCACGCTGCCATTGGGTTATACCCAGTCAAAAGAATATGCTGAGATGGAGTGGCCTCTGGACGTATTAATCACAGTTGTCTGGTTGGCTTTTACTTTTAACTTTATTATGACTATCGCCATTCGTCGTATCTCACATATCTATGTGGCTAACTGGTTTTATCTGGCGATGATGATTGCGATTATTTATTTACATGTCGTCAATAGCCTGTCTATTCCAGTGGAACTATGGAAATCCTATTCTATTTTTGCCGGTGTTCAGGATGCGATGATTCAATGGTGGTGGGGCCACAATGCCGTTGGCTTTTTCCTGACAGCAGGCTTTCTTGCCATCATGTATTACTTTGTACCTAAACAGGCTAATCGTCCGATTTATTCTTATCGTTTGTCGGTTATTCACTTCTGGGCGTTGGTGTTTGGTTACGTCTGGTTAGGAGCTCACCATCTTCAATACACCGCGTTACCTGACTGGACTGGATCACTGGGTGCGGCTATTTCCCTGGCCATGATTATTCCTTCATGGGGTGGAGCGATTAACGGCATGTTTACCTTAAGTGGTGCCTGGGACAAACTGCGTACAGACTATATTTTACGGTTCCTGATTGTGTCATTGGCTTTTTATGCCATGTCGACATTTGAAGGCCCGGTTATGTCATCTAAAACGGTTAATGCCTTATCTCACTATACAGACTGGACGATTGGGCACGTTCATGCGGGAGCACTGGGTTGGGTTGCCATGGTATCTATCGGTGCTATCTATCATATGGTCGAAAAACTATGGCGAGTGCCTTTGTATTCAACCAAACTGGTAAACACCCATTTCTGGATGGCGACCATCGGTACCGTTATCTACATCACAGCTATGTGGGTGTCAGGCATTATGCAAGGTTTGATGTGGCGTGCTTATGATGATTACGGCAATTTAGCGTATACCTTTGTGGAATCAGTCGCACAGATGCATCCTTATTACGCCATGCGTGCTGTGGGTGGTTTGGTGTTTTTCCTTGGTGCTGTTGTTATGCTGTTCAACGTGACGGTCACTATTCGTCAAGCGGTTAGACAAAATAAACCTGTTATTCAGTCAGCCACTTCATAA
- a CDS encoding response regulator transcription factor: MKLLIADDHELYRDALVMLITQHFSEYSCTEATSFDELIQRIQSEQDWSAFIVDLHMPGLNFVEGIKQIKTRFPDVPLIVITSSDNPEDTQSAMAAGALGYILKSMKNEEIIQALTLILNHGISIHPAIPSEAVSNNTFDFTPRQQEVFAMMSKGASNKRIALDMGLSESTVKIHVRAILNTLQVSNRTEAVLKAKQYLDT; encoded by the coding sequence ATGAAATTGCTGATTGCTGATGACCATGAGCTTTATCGTGACGCCTTAGTCATGCTGATAACGCAACATTTTTCCGAATATAGCTGTACTGAGGCGACAAGTTTTGATGAGTTGATTCAACGAATACAATCTGAACAAGACTGGTCAGCGTTCATTGTGGATTTACACATGCCCGGCCTGAATTTCGTTGAAGGTATTAAACAGATTAAGACACGTTTTCCAGACGTTCCCCTAATTGTCATTACCTCTTCAGATAATCCTGAAGACACTCAGAGCGCGATGGCTGCAGGTGCTTTAGGTTACATCCTTAAATCAATGAAAAATGAGGAAATTATCCAAGCTTTAACCTTGATATTAAACCATGGCATTTCGATTCACCCGGCCATCCCCAGTGAAGCCGTTTCAAACAACACCTTTGACTTTACACCTCGTCAGCAAGAAGTATTTGCCATGATGTCAAAAGGTGCTTCAAATAAACGTATTGCCTTGGATATGGGCTTAAGTGAAAGTACCGTTAAAATTCATGTCCGCGCTATTTTGAATACACTTCAAGTCTCAAACCGAACTGAAGCGGTATTGAAAGCTAAACAATATTTAGATACGTAA
- a CDS encoding CHASE domain-containing protein, translated as MNTHQKWFLPKRARTIAIWAVVVMLCGLSFSLLGFLELQKITQQRLFLETEKNVRSHIEQIQTNIDISLDSLGNVADLYQAKGDISTAQLERIFDTETHYHAGTRGLAWVPKVTEQALAVFEEHVRAEGISDYHVYEVTGHGMPKPVNEHTVYFPVRAVYPPLGTDLRYGLNLAAVATRQHVMSKASNTHKTAITDRVSIFYQQQHLYGFQAFHPLFDHEQNLLGYVVGLYDFKGLFGDVFDNDDVGLALYDGSTNSQQLLYNKNTTLSSVTQLRKSKDLHWTFPLQVADKQWLISVFPDVSSHRASESLIPYVGLIAGTLITSLLSVYLFLALLRTQQLTEMSSHLAGTHQQLDIQKQLKQLADEANEAKSNLLRAASHDLRQPLHTIGLLTELLAQSQSSEQQKVLSGKIHSAVDNMNSMFGALLDLSQLDAGKLTIQTEVFPVSKLLDKLFVEFEVLAEDKGLEFHYIYSSAVIKTDANLLERMLRNLLSNAIRYTAKGRVIIGCRRHIQFIRICVLDSGIGIKQQAQQHIYQAFYREEEARKMVDKGLGLGLSIVSKTAKSLNLNFAFDSIAGKGSLFYIDVPYADNAVAMNSSVMQPASFEPLHLTIWLIEDDADTRYGMQQLLESWDCEYQSFADKATLQKYLQASPLKPDVILADYYLAGDNGIELSRLISNFYKQTIPTLMVTASMEREQTIRQATMFDVLIKPVKPESLYLWLRNNVT; from the coding sequence ATGAATACGCATCAAAAGTGGTTCTTACCAAAACGCGCCCGAACTATTGCAATTTGGGCAGTGGTGGTCATGCTATGTGGTCTGTCATTTTCATTGCTCGGTTTTCTAGAGCTGCAAAAAATCACCCAACAACGACTGTTTCTGGAAACAGAAAAAAATGTAAGGTCTCATATCGAACAAATCCAAACCAATATTGATATTTCACTCGACTCACTGGGAAATGTCGCTGATTTATACCAAGCCAAGGGGGACATCAGTACTGCTCAGCTAGAACGTATATTTGATACCGAAACACATTACCATGCCGGCACCCGTGGTTTAGCCTGGGTGCCTAAAGTGACTGAGCAAGCACTAGCTGTTTTTGAGGAACACGTTCGTGCCGAGGGAATAAGTGATTATCACGTTTATGAGGTTACTGGACATGGCATGCCGAAACCCGTTAATGAACATACCGTCTACTTTCCTGTGCGGGCAGTCTATCCTCCCTTAGGCACTGATCTGCGATATGGCCTTAATTTAGCTGCAGTGGCTACCCGTCAACATGTAATGAGTAAAGCAAGCAATACACACAAAACAGCCATTACCGATCGTGTTTCCATTTTTTATCAACAACAACACTTATATGGCTTTCAGGCATTTCACCCCTTATTTGACCACGAGCAAAACCTGTTAGGTTATGTGGTCGGCTTGTATGACTTTAAAGGGCTGTTTGGCGATGTGTTTGATAATGATGATGTGGGCTTGGCTTTATACGATGGTAGTACAAACAGCCAACAGTTGCTTTATAACAAAAATACGACATTATCCAGTGTCACTCAGTTAAGAAAAAGTAAAGATTTGCACTGGACGTTTCCATTGCAAGTAGCTGATAAACAATGGCTTATCAGTGTTTTTCCTGATGTCAGTTCACACCGGGCTTCAGAGTCACTTATTCCTTATGTTGGTCTGATTGCCGGCACATTAATCACTAGTTTACTGTCTGTTTATCTCTTTCTGGCTTTATTAAGAACCCAGCAATTAACAGAGATGAGCAGCCATCTTGCTGGCACCCATCAGCAATTGGATATACAGAAACAGTTAAAACAATTGGCTGACGAAGCTAATGAAGCCAAGTCCAACTTATTACGTGCTGCCAGCCATGATCTCAGACAACCGCTTCATACCATCGGATTGCTAACGGAGTTATTAGCTCAAAGTCAGAGCAGCGAACAACAAAAAGTACTGTCAGGAAAAATCCATTCTGCTGTTGATAATATGAATAGTATGTTTGGTGCTTTGCTGGACTTGAGTCAGTTGGATGCAGGTAAACTCACTATCCAGACTGAGGTTTTTCCTGTCAGCAAGCTGTTAGATAAGTTATTTGTTGAATTTGAGGTGTTGGCAGAAGATAAAGGGCTTGAATTTCACTATATCTATAGCTCAGCAGTCATTAAAACAGACGCTAACTTACTTGAACGCATGCTGCGAAACCTGCTGAGTAATGCGATTCGTTATACAGCCAAAGGTCGCGTCATTATTGGATGCCGACGCCATATTCAATTTATCCGTATTTGTGTGCTCGACTCAGGTATTGGCATCAAACAGCAGGCACAACAGCATATTTATCAGGCTTTTTATAGGGAGGAAGAAGCCCGTAAAATGGTGGATAAAGGCTTAGGACTGGGTTTGTCGATTGTGAGTAAAACAGCGAAAAGCCTCAATTTGAATTTTGCTTTTGATTCAATAGCAGGTAAAGGCAGCCTGTTTTACATTGATGTGCCATATGCTGACAATGCCGTTGCTATGAACAGCAGCGTAATGCAACCTGCGTCATTTGAACCGTTGCACCTCACTATCTGGTTAATTGAGGATGATGCTGACACTCGATATGGTATGCAACAGCTGCTGGAAAGCTGGGATTGTGAGTATCAGAGCTTTGCAGATAAAGCCACTCTGCAGAAATATCTACAGGCATCACCTCTAAAGCCAGATGTCATTTTGGCTGATTATTATTTAGCTGGAGACAATGGGATTGAGTTGAGCCGGTTGATAAGCAATTTCTACAAACAAACCATCCCCACATTGATGGTGACAGCTTCTATGGAACGGGAACAAACCATTAGGCAAGCCACTATGTTTGATGTTCTTATCAAACCTGTTAAGCCTGAATCTTTATATCTGTGGTTACGAAATAACGTTACTTAG
- a CDS encoding SRPBCC family protein: MTTRTVLKTALTAAIMLTSLSSLAAGALSVDKQITVNANPATVWKMVGNFNGLDVWHPVVVMSEIKTGQNNQPGAERLLSLGNGATITEKLTAYSDVDTSYSYAIMASPLPVKNYESTITVSSAGEGKANVRWSSSFDANGADDQAAIDAITGVYEGGLNQLQKDFAQ; the protein is encoded by the coding sequence ATGACTACACGCACAGTTTTAAAAACCGCATTGACTGCGGCAATCATGTTGACCAGTTTATCCAGCCTTGCAGCAGGTGCTTTATCGGTTGATAAGCAGATTACCGTGAATGCTAATCCTGCCACAGTATGGAAAATGGTAGGTAACTTTAATGGTCTGGATGTCTGGCATCCAGTTGTGGTGATGAGTGAAATCAAGACCGGCCAAAATAACCAGCCGGGTGCAGAACGTCTATTAAGTCTGGGAAATGGCGCAACTATCACTGAGAAACTAACTGCCTATTCAGATGTTGATACCAGCTATTCTTATGCCATTATGGCTTCACCACTTCCTGTCAAAAACTATGAGTCGACGATTACTGTTAGCAGTGCAGGTGAGGGTAAAGCGAATGTTCGCTGGAGTTCATCGTTTGATGCGAATGGTGCTGATGATCAAGCCGCGATTGACGCAATAACAGGCGTTTATGAAGGTGGCTTAAACCAATTACAAAAAGATTTTGCTCAATAA